A stretch of the Marivirga tractuosa DSM 4126 genome encodes the following:
- a CDS encoding winged helix-turn-helix domain-containing protein, protein MKNILNNLDKAFENKVRLGIMSVLMVNDKIDFISLKELLGVTDGNLASHLKNLEKKEYISFEKDFVDRKPNTTYMATESGKRAFKAHINAIESLLK, encoded by the coding sequence GTGAAGAATATACTGAACAATCTTGATAAAGCATTTGAAAACAAAGTGCGCTTGGGAATAATGTCTGTCTTGATGGTAAATGACAAGATTGATTTTATCTCTTTAAAGGAGTTATTAGGGGTTACGGATGGTAATTTGGCTAGCCACCTAAAAAATCTAGAAAAAAAGGAATATATCAGCTTTGAAAAGGACTTTGTAGATAGAAAACCAAACACAACTTATATGGCTACAGAATCGGGAAAACGAGCTTTTAAAGCTCATATTAATGCTATTGAAAGTCTATTAAAGTAA
- the creD gene encoding cell envelope integrity protein CreD has protein sequence MDNENNLFEKVSTWLRNSVMLKLLTITILMLLLLIPSAMINDVISERQNLQQEAITEVSGKWANSQEINGPILTIPLLYEYEKEGELIETIVYQYILPQKLNIDGKLKPQVLNRGIYDVVVYDSDLIVNGTFNMDFSFDENHLKEIQYDKAFLTIGFSDLRGIGNNINFKWGEESLKVESGSKITDLISSGITIYPQNIAAKKDQQIDFNFTVALQGSQDLMFVPVGGTTHVNLKSEWSSPSFKGSFLPKNRDINEAGFIADWNVLELNRNYPQSWSGRSMKDKMDASAFGVNLLNEVDDYKKAQRSAKYSVMTIALTFLVFFLVEVINKKRIHPFQYILVGLALSLFYILLVSISEHSNFNLAYAISTFGIVGMISLYALYIIKARKLVIILILTLIGIYGFVYVTLQLADYSLLIGSIGLSVILGLTMYFTRKIDWYNLQSAKQEKLADHE, from the coding sequence ATGGATAATGAAAACAATCTATTCGAAAAAGTAAGCACTTGGTTGAGGAATTCAGTCATGCTAAAACTGTTAACCATCACAATTTTAATGTTGCTTTTGCTGATACCTTCAGCAATGATTAATGATGTGATTTCAGAAAGACAAAACCTACAACAAGAGGCAATAACTGAAGTCAGCGGTAAGTGGGCAAATAGTCAGGAAATCAATGGGCCGATTTTAACCATACCGCTTTTATATGAGTATGAAAAGGAGGGGGAATTGATAGAAACCATAGTTTATCAATACATTTTGCCACAAAAATTGAATATTGATGGAAAACTGAAGCCCCAAGTATTAAATAGGGGGATATACGATGTAGTGGTATATGATTCTGATTTAATTGTGAATGGTACATTTAATATGGATTTTTCTTTCGATGAAAATCATTTAAAGGAAATTCAATATGATAAAGCTTTTCTCACTATTGGATTCTCTGATTTAAGAGGGATTGGAAATAATATCAATTTTAAATGGGGAGAAGAAAGCCTAAAAGTAGAATCAGGTAGTAAAATAACTGATTTGATTAGTTCTGGCATTACCATTTATCCTCAGAATATTGCTGCTAAGAAGGATCAACAGATAGATTTTAATTTTACAGTGGCTTTGCAAGGAAGTCAGGATTTAATGTTTGTTCCAGTAGGAGGGACTACTCACGTGAATTTGAAATCGGAATGGTCTTCCCCCAGTTTTAAGGGAAGTTTTTTACCAAAGAACAGGGATATAAATGAAGCTGGTTTTATTGCAGACTGGAATGTATTGGAATTGAATAGAAACTATCCGCAAAGCTGGTCGGGAAGGAGCATGAAGGATAAGATGGATGCTTCTGCTTTTGGCGTTAATTTATTGAATGAAGTTGATGATTATAAGAAAGCTCAGCGCTCAGCCAAATATTCTGTGATGACCATTGCACTTACCTTTTTGGTTTTCTTTCTAGTAGAAGTAATCAATAAGAAACGGATTCACCCTTTTCAATATATATTGGTTGGACTTGCTTTAAGCTTATTCTATATTTTGTTGGTTTCCATTTCAGAGCATTCAAATTTTAATTTGGCTTATGCCATTTCCACTTTTGGTATAGTAGGGATGATTTCTTTGTACGCTCTTTATATAATCAAAGCCCGCAAGTTGGTTATCATACTAATTTTAACTTTGATTGGCATTTATGGATTTGTTTATGTTACCCTTCAATTAGCTGATTATTCTCTATTGATTGGAAGCATTGGATTATCTGTAATTTTAGGATTGACCATGTATTTTACCAGAAAGATTGATTGGTATAATTTGCAAAGTGCGAAACAGGAAAAATTAGCTGACCATGAGTAA
- a CDS encoding 1,4-dihydroxy-2-naphthoyl-CoA synthase, which yields MSKINWTTVKEYTDITYKKANHVARIAFNRPEVRNAFRPKTTAELFDALLHAREDDDIGVVLLSAEGPSPKDGKYAFCSGGDQKARGEQGYVGDDGVARLNILEVQRLIRFMPKVVIAVVPGWAVGGGHSLHVVCDMTLASKEHAIFKQTDADVTSFDGGYGSAYLAKMVGQKRAREIFFLGRNYSAQEAFDMGMVNAVVPHSELEDTAFDWAQEVLGKSPLSIRMLKFAFNATDDGMVGQQVFAGEATRLAYMTEEAKEGRNAFLEKRKPDFEQFKRVSN from the coding sequence ATGAGCAAAATTAACTGGACTACGGTAAAAGAATATACCGATATTACATATAAGAAGGCTAATCACGTGGCACGAATTGCATTTAACCGACCAGAAGTGCGTAATGCCTTTAGACCCAAAACAACTGCTGAGCTTTTCGATGCACTTCTCCATGCGAGAGAAGATGATGACATTGGCGTTGTATTACTTTCTGCTGAAGGACCCTCCCCTAAAGATGGAAAATATGCCTTTTGTAGTGGCGGAGATCAAAAAGCAAGAGGAGAACAAGGTTACGTTGGAGATGATGGCGTTGCGCGTCTAAATATTTTGGAAGTACAGAGATTAATCCGCTTCATGCCTAAAGTAGTTATCGCAGTAGTTCCAGGTTGGGCTGTAGGTGGCGGTCATAGTTTGCATGTAGTTTGCGATATGACTTTAGCCAGTAAAGAGCATGCCATTTTCAAACAAACAGATGCCGATGTCACCAGCTTTGACGGTGGCTATGGATCAGCTTATTTAGCTAAAATGGTGGGACAAAAAAGAGCTCGTGAAATCTTCTTTTTAGGAAGAAATTATTCCGCACAGGAAGCCTTTGATATGGGAATGGTCAATGCGGTAGTACCTCATTCAGAATTAGAAGATACCGCTTTTGACTGGGCGCAGGAAGTATTAGGAAAATCTCCTTTATCTATCCGAATGCTGAAATTTGCTTTCAATGCCACAGATGACGGCATGGTGGGACAGCAGGTATTTGCAGGAGAAGCCACAAGACTAGCCTACATGACAGAAGAAGCGAAAGAAGGTAGAAATGCTTTTCTAGAAAAAAGAAAACCTGATTTTGAGCAATTTAAGAGGGTGAGTAATTGA